Proteins from one Microbacterium proteolyticum genomic window:
- a CDS encoding phage holin family protein — MTTPRGFRDRADDSLFTLLGDIPELVRNLVIAEINGAKAWAAKTAKDAGIGAGWFVGALIVVFWAVPVFFAFVIAGLSSWWPVWLSALVVFGVMIVITAILALLGYLRFKKLSSRENPGQAIAQDVRIVKEAGDEY, encoded by the coding sequence ATGACCACTCCCCGCGGTTTCCGTGACCGCGCCGATGACAGCCTGTTCACCCTCCTGGGTGACATCCCCGAGCTCGTCCGCAACCTCGTCATCGCCGAGATCAACGGGGCGAAGGCGTGGGCGGCGAAGACCGCCAAGGATGCCGGAATCGGCGCGGGCTGGTTCGTCGGCGCCCTGATCGTCGTCTTCTGGGCCGTCCCGGTGTTCTTCGCGTTCGTCATCGCCGGGCTGTCGTCGTGGTGGCCCGTGTGGCTGTCGGCGCTGGTCGTCTTCGGGGTCATGATCGTGATCACCGCGATCCTGGCGCTGCTGGGCTACCTGCGTTTCAAGAAGCTCTCGAGCCGCGAGAACCCCGGACAGGCCATCGCCCAGGACGTCCGCATCGTGAAGGAGGCCGGCGATGAGTATTGA
- a CDS encoding DUF2231 domain-containing protein, translating to MWQFAGLPLHPLLVHGVVVLLPLAALMLIVGSVWPAARRRLGILTPIVAIVGGGFALLAKEAGEALERQVPSSALVEAHTEMGDGPVIWAFFLIVVAVAQWAWFWWRARRADRPIGGARVITAVIAVVAVAVAIGTTVNLVLVGDSGARAVWSALGGA from the coding sequence ATGTGGCAGTTCGCGGGCCTCCCGCTTCACCCCCTCCTCGTCCACGGCGTGGTCGTGCTGCTGCCCCTCGCGGCGCTCATGCTCATCGTCGGCAGCGTCTGGCCGGCGGCGCGTCGGCGGCTCGGCATCCTGACCCCGATCGTCGCGATCGTCGGCGGCGGGTTCGCGCTGCTGGCGAAGGAGGCGGGCGAGGCGCTCGAACGCCAGGTGCCCTCGTCGGCGCTCGTGGAGGCGCACACGGAGATGGGCGACGGTCCCGTGATCTGGGCGTTCTTCCTGATCGTGGTCGCTGTCGCGCAGTGGGCGTGGTTCTGGTGGCGCGCTCGGCGCGCGGATCGCCCCATCGGCGGTGCGCGGGTCATCACGGCCGTCATCGCCGTCGTCGCCGTCGCGGTGGCGATCGGCACGACCGTGAACCTCGTGCTCGTGGGCGACAGCGGTGCCCGCGCGGTGTGGTCCGCGCTCGGCGGCGCCTGA
- the fgd gene encoding glucose-6-phosphate dehydrogenase (coenzyme-F420): MVVPLRFGYKASSEQFGPNELLDFSVLAEEVGFDSVFLSDHLQPWRHEGGHAPNALPWLGALGARTQRVILGTSVLTPTFRYHPGVIAQVFATLGVMFPGRVALGVGTGEALNEVTLGLEWPEPPERFQRLKEAITLIDKLWTEDRVTYEGTYYSVKDATIYDRPEQKVPIYIGASGPAATRLAGRIAEGYITTSGKDPSLYTDTLLPALDDGLAKAGRTRDDIDTLMEVKVSYHPDRETALEKTRFWAPLALSAEEKMSVHDPLEMARLADELPIERAASRFIVSTDIDEHVERIAHYVDLGFRHLVFHDPGHDQEEFLRTYGAEVLPRLRARFS; this comes from the coding sequence ATGGTCGTTCCGCTGCGATTCGGATACAAGGCCTCGAGCGAGCAGTTCGGGCCGAACGAGCTGCTCGACTTCAGCGTGCTGGCCGAGGAGGTCGGGTTCGACTCGGTCTTCCTCTCCGACCACCTGCAGCCGTGGCGGCACGAGGGCGGGCACGCCCCGAACGCCCTGCCGTGGCTCGGCGCGCTCGGCGCCCGCACGCAGCGCGTGATCCTCGGGACGTCCGTGCTGACCCCCACGTTCCGCTATCACCCGGGCGTCATCGCGCAGGTGTTCGCGACGCTCGGCGTGATGTTCCCCGGACGCGTCGCGCTGGGCGTCGGCACCGGCGAGGCCCTCAACGAAGTGACCCTCGGCCTCGAGTGGCCCGAGCCGCCCGAGCGCTTCCAGCGCCTCAAAGAGGCGATCACCCTCATCGACAAGCTCTGGACCGAAGACCGGGTCACGTACGAGGGCACCTACTACTCGGTGAAGGATGCCACGATCTACGACCGCCCCGAGCAGAAGGTGCCGATCTACATCGGCGCCTCGGGTCCCGCGGCGACGCGGCTCGCCGGACGCATCGCGGAGGGGTACATCACCACCAGCGGCAAGGACCCGTCCCTGTACACCGACACGCTGCTGCCGGCGCTCGACGACGGCCTCGCGAAGGCCGGCCGCACGCGCGACGACATCGACACGCTGATGGAGGTGAAGGTCTCGTACCACCCCGACCGCGAGACCGCGCTCGAGAAGACGCGTTTCTGGGCTCCCCTGGCCCTGTCGGCCGAAGAGAAGATGAGCGTCCACGACCCGCTGGAGATGGCGCGTCTCGCCGACGAACTGCCCATCGAGCGGGCGGCATCCCGGTTCATCGTGTCGACCGACATCGACGAGCACGTCGAGCGCATCGCGCACTATGTCGACCTCGGCTTCCGTCACCTCGTGTTCCACGACCCCGGGCACGACCAGGAGGAGTTCCTCCGCACGTACGGCGCCGAGGTCCTGCCGCGACTGCGGGCCCGGTTCAGCTGA
- the hemC gene encoding hydroxymethylbilane synthase — MSAALRLGTRRSALAMAQSQMVADAVAAASGRPVELVPIVSEGDVNRASLSQLGGRGVFANGLREALAADRCDFLVHSLKDLPTVQPDGLVIAATPSREDARDVVVTRDGTALSALPAGARVGTGSPRRIAQALRKNPGLDVRDIRGNVDSRLARVRDGDLDAVILAAAGISRLGGDLGGLEAEYLGLAEWPTAPGQGSLAIETRADIDPAILAALVTLDDVDTRVAITAERTVLSVLDAGCHAPVATHAALHGGDLRLRAIVYALDGSHRIGIDRTVRVEPGYGGEPGSGNGANAADDGGPIARATRAGQEAARRLLERGAADLVPRESTT, encoded by the coding sequence GTGAGCGCCGCCCTGCGCCTGGGCACGCGGCGCAGCGCGCTGGCGATGGCGCAGTCGCAGATGGTCGCCGATGCGGTGGCCGCGGCATCCGGTCGTCCGGTCGAGCTCGTGCCGATCGTGTCCGAGGGCGATGTCAACCGCGCGTCGCTGTCGCAGCTCGGCGGTCGCGGCGTGTTCGCCAACGGTCTGCGCGAGGCGCTGGCGGCCGACCGCTGCGACTTCCTCGTGCATTCGCTCAAGGACCTGCCCACGGTGCAGCCCGACGGTCTCGTGATCGCCGCGACGCCGTCCCGCGAGGACGCCCGCGACGTCGTCGTCACGCGCGACGGCACCGCCCTCTCGGCCCTCCCCGCCGGGGCGCGCGTCGGCACCGGGTCGCCGCGTCGCATCGCCCAGGCCCTGCGGAAGAACCCGGGCCTGGACGTCCGCGACATCCGGGGCAACGTCGACTCGCGTCTCGCGCGCGTCCGCGACGGAGACCTGGATGCCGTGATCCTCGCCGCCGCGGGCATCTCGCGCCTCGGCGGCGACCTGGGGGGCCTCGAGGCCGAATACCTGGGACTGGCGGAGTGGCCCACGGCCCCGGGTCAGGGGTCGCTCGCGATCGAGACGCGCGCCGACATCGACCCCGCGATCCTCGCGGCCCTCGTCACGCTCGACGACGTCGACACCCGCGTCGCGATCACGGCGGAGCGCACGGTCCTCTCCGTCCTGGATGCCGGATGCCACGCCCCCGTCGCCACGCACGCCGCCCTCCACGGCGGCGACCTGCGCCTCCGGGCCATCGTGTACGCGCTCGACGGCTCGCATCGGATCGGTATCGATCGGACCGTGCGCGTGGAGCCGGGGTATGGTGGGGAACCTGGCAGTGGCAACGGTGCGAATGCTGCCGACGACGGGGGACCCATCGCGCGTGCGACGCGTGCGGGCCAAGAAGCCGCGCGTCGGTTGCTCGAACGCGGGGCGGCCGACCTGGTACCACGAGAGTCGACCACATGA
- the hemL gene encoding glutamate-1-semialdehyde 2,1-aminomutase, with protein sequence MTDLNDQWFARAKDVIPGGVNSPVRAYGSVGGTPRFVQSAAGARITDATGREYVDLVASWGPALLGHAHPEVVGAVQSAASRGLSFGAPTGAEVELADLIAHRVRVGDLAPVEKVRLVSTGTEATMTAIRLARGATGRDLLIKFAGHYHGHSDGLLAAAGSGVATLALPGSAGVPAPIAAQTLVLPYNDLDAVREAFAVHGENIAAIIVEAASANMGVVPPLPGFNAALADIAHSHGALLIMDEVLTGFRVHPAGFWGLQASHGETYLPDILTFGKVVGGGMPLAALGGRADVMDQLAPLGPVYQAGTLSGNPLSVAAGLATLRLATPEVYAAVDASASRIADALDDALTAEGVVHAVPRAGSLFGVAFLPEAPLDYATALTQQSWRYAPFFHAMLDAGVSLPPSVFEAWFLTAAHDDVALERVLEVLPGAARAAAGAADPTLLAQ encoded by the coding sequence ATGACAGACCTCAACGACCAGTGGTTCGCGCGCGCGAAGGACGTCATTCCGGGCGGCGTGAACTCGCCCGTGCGGGCGTACGGATCCGTCGGCGGGACGCCGCGGTTCGTGCAGTCCGCCGCGGGCGCCCGGATCACGGATGCCACGGGCCGCGAGTACGTCGACCTCGTCGCCTCGTGGGGCCCGGCCCTCCTCGGCCACGCGCACCCCGAAGTGGTCGGGGCCGTGCAGTCGGCGGCATCCAGGGGTCTGTCGTTCGGCGCGCCGACCGGCGCCGAGGTGGAGCTCGCCGACCTGATCGCCCACCGCGTGCGGGTCGGGGATCTGGCGCCCGTCGAGAAGGTGCGCCTCGTGTCGACGGGCACCGAGGCGACCATGACGGCAATCCGTCTCGCGCGCGGCGCGACCGGCCGCGACCTGCTGATCAAGTTCGCCGGCCACTACCACGGGCACTCCGACGGGCTGCTGGCCGCCGCCGGGTCGGGCGTCGCGACGCTCGCGCTCCCCGGCTCCGCCGGTGTGCCGGCGCCGATCGCCGCGCAGACGCTCGTGCTGCCCTACAACGACCTCGACGCGGTGCGCGAGGCGTTCGCGGTGCACGGCGAGAACATCGCCGCGATCATCGTCGAGGCGGCATCCGCGAACATGGGTGTCGTCCCGCCGCTGCCCGGCTTCAACGCGGCCCTCGCCGACATCGCGCACAGCCACGGCGCGCTGCTCATCATGGACGAGGTGCTCACCGGATTCCGCGTGCACCCCGCCGGATTCTGGGGCCTGCAGGCGTCGCACGGCGAGACGTACCTGCCCGACATCCTCACGTTCGGCAAGGTCGTCGGCGGAGGGATGCCGCTCGCCGCCCTCGGCGGCCGCGCCGACGTCATGGACCAGCTCGCGCCCCTCGGCCCGGTGTACCAGGCGGGCACGCTGTCGGGGAACCCGCTGTCGGTCGCCGCGGGCCTGGCGACGCTGCGGCTCGCGACGCCCGAGGTGTACGCCGCGGTCGACGCGTCGGCATCCCGCATCGCCGATGCCCTCGACGACGCCCTGACCGCGGAGGGCGTCGTGCACGCCGTTCCGCGTGCAGGTTCCCTGTTCGGCGTCGCGTTCCTCCCCGAGGCGCCGCTCGACTACGCCACGGCGCTGACGCAGCAGTCGTGGCGCTACGCCCCCTTCTTCCACGCGATGCTGGATGCCGGAGTCTCCCTGCCCCCGAGCGTGTTCGAGGCGTGGTTCCTCACCGCCGCGCACGACGACGTCGCGCTCGAGAGGGTGCTCGAGGTGCTGCCGGGTGCCGCGCGTGCCGCGGCCGGTGCGGCGGACCCGACGCTCCTCGCGCAGTAG
- the hemB gene encoding porphobilinogen synthase, whose protein sequence is MSFPEYRPRRLRRTPAIRRLARETHLVPSQLVLPLFVREGISEQVPIGSMPGVVQHSLDSLRRVVAEAAAARIGGVMLFGVPEHRDAVGSGADDPNGILNVATETVISEVGDALVVKTDLCLDEFTDHGHCGVLSADGSVDNDATLERYTAMGLAQARAGSAMLGLSGMMDGQVGAVRQALDAEGFTDTLILAYSAKYAGAFYGPFREAVDSQLKGDRRSYQLDPGNGREGVREALLDVEEGADVVMVKPALPYLDVLADVRVAVDVPVWAYQVSGEYAMVEAAAAHGWIDRRGAVLESLLGIRRAGADAILTYWALEAAHWLRADL, encoded by the coding sequence ATGAGCTTCCCCGAGTACCGCCCGCGGCGCCTGCGCCGCACCCCCGCCATCCGACGCCTCGCCCGCGAGACGCATCTCGTGCCGTCGCAGCTGGTTCTGCCGCTGTTCGTCCGCGAGGGCATCAGCGAGCAGGTTCCCATCGGTTCGATGCCGGGCGTCGTGCAGCACTCGCTCGACTCGCTGCGGCGGGTCGTCGCCGAGGCCGCGGCTGCTCGCATCGGCGGTGTCATGCTCTTCGGCGTCCCCGAGCACCGCGACGCGGTCGGTTCCGGCGCCGACGACCCGAACGGCATCCTGAACGTCGCGACCGAGACGGTGATCTCCGAGGTCGGCGACGCCCTGGTCGTGAAGACCGACCTGTGCCTCGACGAGTTCACCGACCACGGGCACTGCGGCGTGCTGAGCGCCGACGGCTCCGTCGACAACGACGCGACCCTCGAGCGGTACACCGCGATGGGACTCGCGCAGGCGCGGGCGGGGTCGGCGATGCTGGGCCTCTCCGGGATGATGGACGGCCAGGTCGGCGCGGTGCGTCAGGCGCTGGATGCCGAGGGTTTCACCGACACGCTGATCCTGGCGTACTCCGCGAAGTACGCGGGGGCGTTCTACGGTCCGTTCCGCGAGGCCGTGGACTCGCAGCTGAAGGGCGACCGCCGCTCGTACCAGCTCGACCCCGGCAACGGACGCGAGGGCGTGCGCGAAGCGCTGCTCGACGTCGAGGAGGGCGCCGACGTCGTGATGGTCAAGCCGGCGCTGCCGTACCTCGACGTGCTCGCCGACGTCCGCGTGGCCGTCGATGTGCCGGTGTGGGCGTACCAGGTGTCGGGCGAGTACGCGATGGTCGAGGCCGCCGCGGCCCACGGTTGGATCGACCGCCGCGGAGCCGTGCTCGAGAGCCTGCTCGGCATCCGCCGCGCCGGCGCCGATGCGATCCTGACGTACTGGGCCCTCGAGGCCGCGCACTGGCTGCGCGCCGACCTGTAG
- a CDS encoding uroporphyrinogen-III synthase, with amino-acid sequence MNEGHRHTPTPEKPLAGRRVLVPRGGPWGDGVAASLRQRGAVPVIAPLINFAPTNDQATLEQALADLAAGAFDWLTLTSATTVDVLYAYRAVIPATTKVAAVGETTAAAMQAVGYRVDLVPERDNSAQGMAEQMIDLESEPRSVLTLRSEIAKPVLTRLLIEAGHHVRSVVAYRTVGVPVTEKIATDVHSGRINAILITSGSVAEQVVEQFPEIPASTVIAAIGPRTAKDAKRAGLTVDVVAERQTVDSLIDAVARFTLPPESETPA; translated from the coding sequence ATGAATGAAGGCCATCGGCACACGCCGACCCCAGAGAAGCCGCTCGCCGGCCGGCGCGTCCTCGTGCCCCGCGGCGGCCCGTGGGGCGACGGTGTCGCCGCGAGCCTTCGTCAGCGCGGGGCCGTCCCGGTCATCGCGCCGCTGATCAACTTCGCCCCCACGAATGACCAGGCGACCCTCGAGCAGGCGCTCGCCGACCTCGCCGCCGGCGCGTTCGACTGGCTCACCCTCACGAGTGCGACCACCGTCGACGTGCTCTATGCCTACCGTGCCGTGATCCCGGCGACGACGAAGGTCGCCGCCGTCGGTGAGACCACGGCGGCGGCGATGCAGGCCGTCGGCTACCGCGTCGACCTCGTGCCCGAGCGCGACAACTCCGCGCAGGGCATGGCGGAGCAGATGATCGACCTCGAGTCCGAGCCGCGCAGCGTCCTCACCCTGCGCAGCGAGATCGCCAAGCCCGTGCTGACCCGGCTGCTCATCGAGGCGGGGCACCACGTGCGCAGCGTCGTGGCGTATCGCACCGTCGGCGTTCCGGTCACCGAGAAGATCGCCACCGACGTCCACTCCGGTCGCATCAACGCCATCCTCATCACGAGCGGTTCGGTCGCCGAACAGGTCGTGGAGCAGTTCCCCGAGATCCCGGCATCCACCGTCATCGCCGCGATCGGTCCGCGCACCGCGAAGGATGCCAAGCGTGCGGGACTCACCGTCGACGTCGTCGCCGAACGGCAGACCGTCGACTCCCTGATCGACGCCGTCGCCCGCTTCACCCTCCCCCCGGAGTCCGAGACCCCCGCATGA
- the hemG gene encoding protoporphyrinogen oxidase, with protein MSDPLERLAEHAHESRVVVVGGGVSGLVAALECAKVGIRVTVLEASDAFGGVVRSAEVGGLTLDVGAESFATRGGIVRGLLAELGLADQVVAPNAAGAWVAGVPGIGAAPLPKGGVLGIPDNPWAPDVRRVIGWAGAWRAYVDRLRPPLTIGHQHSLGALVRSRMGARVLDRLVAPVTSGVYSARPDDIDVDLAAPGLNAALTRTGSLSGAVAELRASRATPAPADAPASDVPVVSGAAPRTPAPGGAVEGIVGGMSRLVDALVARLGDLGAELRTGVLVEGLSREGNGWDVRTDGDGLHADAVIVALPEGAARELLVPVVPNLDPTDPIAPVVEVVTLVVHAPALDAAPRGTGVLTVPGSHVAKALTHSTAKWDWVRDATEPGIHVIRVSFGAQGEEPATATLDDGAAAALALSEAATLLGVVLAPSALRAAHRVRYVQSQPGAAIGRAAQTAAARAAVHAVPGLGATGAWLSGTGLAQVIPDARAEADRVRSAALWRRG; from the coding sequence ATGAGCGATCCGCTCGAACGCCTCGCCGAGCACGCGCACGAGAGCCGTGTCGTCGTCGTCGGCGGCGGCGTCTCGGGGCTCGTCGCGGCTCTGGAGTGCGCCAAGGTCGGCATCCGAGTGACCGTGCTCGAAGCCTCGGACGCCTTCGGGGGCGTCGTGCGCTCCGCGGAGGTCGGCGGGCTCACGCTCGACGTCGGCGCGGAGAGCTTCGCGACGCGGGGCGGGATCGTCCGCGGGCTGCTCGCAGAACTCGGCCTCGCCGACCAGGTCGTGGCCCCGAACGCCGCGGGAGCGTGGGTGGCGGGCGTGCCCGGCATCGGGGCCGCCCCGTTGCCGAAGGGCGGGGTGCTCGGCATCCCGGACAATCCGTGGGCTCCGGACGTGCGGCGGGTCATCGGCTGGGCGGGTGCCTGGCGGGCGTACGTCGACCGGCTCCGGCCGCCGCTGACGATCGGCCACCAGCACAGCCTCGGCGCCCTGGTGCGCTCGCGCATGGGTGCGCGGGTGCTCGACCGGCTCGTCGCACCCGTCACGAGCGGCGTCTACTCCGCCCGACCGGACGACATCGACGTCGATCTCGCCGCACCGGGCTTGAACGCCGCGCTGACGCGGACGGGTTCGCTGAGCGGTGCCGTCGCGGAACTGCGCGCGTCGCGCGCGACCCCCGCACCGGCGGACGCTCCGGCATCCGATGTCCCGGTCGTCTCCGGTGCCGCTCCCCGCACCCCGGCGCCCGGCGGCGCGGTCGAGGGCATCGTCGGCGGGATGTCGCGGCTCGTCGACGCGCTCGTCGCGCGTCTCGGCGACCTCGGTGCGGAACTGCGCACCGGTGTCTTGGTCGAAGGCCTCTCCCGCGAGGGGAACGGCTGGGACGTCCGCACCGACGGCGACGGCCTCCACGCGGACGCCGTCATCGTGGCCCTGCCCGAGGGGGCGGCCCGCGAACTGCTCGTTCCGGTGGTCCCGAACCTCGACCCGACCGACCCGATCGCGCCCGTCGTCGAGGTCGTGACGCTCGTCGTGCACGCGCCTGCCCTGGACGCCGCGCCGCGCGGGACCGGAGTCCTGACCGTCCCCGGCAGCCACGTCGCGAAGGCGCTGACGCACTCGACCGCCAAGTGGGATTGGGTCCGGGATGCCACCGAGCCCGGCATCCATGTCATCCGGGTCTCTTTCGGAGCCCAGGGTGAAGAGCCCGCGACGGCGACGCTCGACGACGGTGCCGCGGCGGCCCTCGCGCTGTCGGAAGCGGCGACTCTGCTCGGGGTCGTGCTCGCCCCGTCCGCGCTGCGCGCCGCCCACCGCGTGCGCTACGTGCAGTCCCAGCCCGGAGCCGCGATCGGACGCGCCGCGCAGACCGCCGCCGCGCGCGCCGCGGTCCACGCCGTTCCGGGGCTCGGGGCCACGGGCGCATGGTTGTCGGGAACAGGGCTGGCGCAGGTGATTCCGGACGCCCGGGCCGAGGCCGACCGGGTGCGCAGCGCCGCCCTGTGGCGTCGCGGGTGA
- the hemQ gene encoding hydrogen peroxide-dependent heme synthase, translating to MAHDDSSSIYTLWAVLRRDPENPVTEADATELSDLVDLIEADGVTVRGFYDVSGLRADADLMVWLHGADPQALQRDLRRLRRTELLKNLLPTWNAMGVHRDAEFNRSHVPGFLRGIDAKDWLCLYPFVRSYEWYLLPEAERREMLIEHGKKGSAYKGVIANTVASFALGDYEWLLPMEADDLTDLVDMMRDLRYTEARRHVREEVPFYTGRLVTLDEIPEILQ from the coding sequence ATGGCCCACGATGACTCCTCCTCCATCTACACCCTGTGGGCGGTCCTCCGCCGCGACCCCGAGAACCCCGTCACCGAGGCCGATGCCACCGAGCTCTCCGACCTCGTCGATCTGATCGAGGCGGACGGCGTGACCGTCCGCGGGTTCTACGACGTCAGCGGACTGCGCGCCGACGCCGACCTCATGGTCTGGCTGCACGGCGCCGACCCCCAGGCCCTGCAGCGCGACCTGCGGCGCCTGCGCCGCACCGAGCTGCTGAAGAACCTGCTCCCGACGTGGAACGCCATGGGCGTGCACCGGGATGCCGAGTTCAACCGGTCGCACGTGCCCGGCTTCCTCCGCGGCATCGACGCCAAGGACTGGCTCTGCCTGTACCCGTTCGTCCGCAGCTACGAGTGGTACCTGCTGCCCGAGGCCGAGCGCCGCGAGATGCTCATCGAGCACGGCAAGAAGGGCTCCGCGTACAAGGGCGTGATCGCCAACACCGTGGCATCCTTCGCTCTGGGCGACTACGAGTGGCTGCTCCCGATGGAGGCGGACGACCTCACCGACCTCGTCGACATGATGCGCGACCTCCGCTACACCGAGGCGCGTCGCCACGTCCGCGAAGAGGTGCCCTTCTACACCGGGCGTCTCGTCACCCTCGACGAGATCCCCGAGATCCTCCAGTGA
- the cofC gene encoding 2-phospho-L-lactate guanylyltransferase, whose translation MSIPEIRDGWTIVVPVKPAALGKTRLTAVTADREALARAIALDTIAAVAATPRVSHVLVVTDDAEVSALVSQWPAVDVIAEGDVRGLDAAIALGADAAGQGAPRAALLGDVPALTPQDLDAALKLAGEVERGLVPDAEGTGSTLVTARPGAVWVSAFGADSAARHRLLGCTDLAVPRGSSLRRDVDTAAQLAEAVALGVGPRTAAVLAAAAA comes from the coding sequence ATGAGCATTCCTGAGATCCGTGACGGCTGGACGATCGTCGTGCCGGTGAAGCCCGCTGCGCTCGGCAAGACGCGGTTGACCGCCGTGACCGCCGATCGCGAGGCCCTGGCGCGCGCGATCGCGCTCGACACGATCGCGGCCGTCGCCGCCACCCCGCGCGTGTCGCACGTGCTGGTGGTGACCGACGACGCCGAGGTGTCCGCCCTCGTGTCGCAGTGGCCCGCGGTCGACGTGATCGCCGAGGGCGACGTGCGCGGCCTCGACGCCGCCATCGCCCTGGGCGCCGACGCGGCGGGCCAGGGGGCGCCCCGCGCGGCGCTGCTGGGCGACGTCCCCGCGCTCACGCCGCAGGACCTCGACGCCGCACTGAAGCTCGCGGGCGAGGTCGAACGGGGCCTGGTCCCGGATGCCGAGGGCACCGGCTCCACCCTCGTCACCGCGCGTCCCGGTGCGGTGTGGGTGTCGGCCTTCGGCGCCGACTCCGCAGCCCGGCACCGCCTCCTGGGGTGCACCGACCTCGCGGTTCCGCGCGGGTCGTCCCTCCGCCGCGACGTCGACACCGCCGCGCAGCTCGCCGAGGCCGTGGCCCTCGGCGTGGGCCCGCGTACCGCGGCGGTACTGGCGGCCGCGGCGGCCTGA
- the cofD gene encoding 2-phospho-L-lactate transferase — protein MPNPQPRVVVLAGGVGGSKFTLGVRAALRRLGAPEATVVVNTGDDLWLSGVRLQPDVDSITYALAGVNDTVRGWGRAGDTERVNEELQAWGAGWPWFTLGDLDLGTHLARTGWLREGLTPTEVLGRMAERWPLGIHLLPMTDSEVDTHVHVEDGRRLHFQEWWTRYRAALTPTRFENPGMTDASPAPGVVEAIAQADVVLLAPSNPVVSIGPILAVPGIREALRATSARVVGVSPIIGGRVVRGMADVCLTAIGVETSAAAVARHYGARSAEGLLDAWLLAEEDAAAAPDVEAAGIRAVVAPLWMRDEEASAAIAEVALGA, from the coding sequence ATGCCGAATCCTCAGCCCCGCGTCGTCGTGCTCGCCGGCGGTGTCGGCGGATCGAAGTTCACCCTCGGCGTCCGCGCCGCTCTGCGGCGGCTCGGGGCGCCCGAGGCGACCGTCGTCGTCAACACCGGCGACGACCTGTGGCTCTCGGGCGTGCGGCTGCAGCCCGACGTCGACTCGATCACGTACGCGCTCGCCGGAGTCAATGACACCGTTCGCGGCTGGGGTCGCGCGGGCGACACCGAGCGCGTGAACGAAGAGCTGCAGGCGTGGGGCGCCGGGTGGCCGTGGTTCACGCTCGGCGACCTCGACCTCGGGACGCACCTCGCGCGCACGGGATGGCTGCGCGAGGGCCTCACCCCGACCGAGGTCCTCGGTCGGATGGCGGAGCGGTGGCCGCTCGGCATCCATCTGCTTCCGATGACCGACAGCGAGGTCGACACGCACGTGCACGTCGAGGACGGGCGGCGTCTGCACTTCCAGGAGTGGTGGACGCGCTACCGCGCGGCTCTGACTCCGACGCGGTTCGAGAACCCCGGGATGACGGATGCCTCTCCCGCCCCGGGCGTCGTCGAGGCGATCGCGCAGGCCGACGTGGTGCTGCTGGCCCCGTCGAACCCGGTCGTGTCGATCGGTCCGATCCTCGCTGTCCCCGGCATCCGGGAGGCGCTTCGTGCGACCTCGGCGCGGGTGGTCGGTGTCTCACCGATCATCGGTGGCCGGGTCGTGCGCGGCATGGCCGACGTGTGCCTGACGGCGATCGGCGTCGAGACGTCGGCCGCGGCCGTCGCCCGGCACTACGGCGCGCGGTCGGCCGAGGGTCTGCTCGACGCGTGGCTGCTCGCCGAGGAGGACGCCGCCGCAGCTCCCGACGTGGAGGCCGCCGGGATCCGCGCCGTCGTCGCCCCGCTGTGGATGCGCGACGAAGAGGCATCGGCCGCGATCGCCGAGGTGGCGCTCGGGGCGTAG